The Microbacterium sp. Nx66 genome contains a region encoding:
- a CDS encoding alpha/beta hydrolase family protein, with translation MTTGATALRIEVALPAGATTVSAEWTPGTRDDVVLIAHGAGAAKDHPFLVGFDRALAALGYSTLRFNFPYIEQGRRMPGPAAHAVATWEAAVAEARARAPRSAVWATGKSYGGRMASMAVAEGLAVDGLVYLGYPLHPPGRPDKPRIAHLPSITVPQLFVEGTADPFIQPIAQLDEAVAGCQDARVHWVEGGGHSFEVKGRRRPPAEVAADLAPVVDAFVTGQRD, from the coding sequence GTGACCACGGGGGCCACCGCCCTGCGCATCGAGGTCGCTCTGCCCGCCGGGGCGACCACGGTGTCCGCCGAGTGGACGCCGGGTACCCGTGATGACGTCGTACTGATCGCGCACGGGGCGGGGGCCGCGAAGGACCACCCGTTCCTCGTCGGGTTCGACCGCGCACTCGCGGCGCTCGGGTACTCGACTCTGCGCTTCAACTTCCCGTACATCGAGCAGGGGCGTCGCATGCCCGGTCCTGCCGCCCACGCGGTCGCGACCTGGGAGGCCGCGGTCGCCGAGGCCCGCGCGCGGGCGCCGCGATCCGCCGTGTGGGCCACCGGGAAGTCCTACGGCGGCCGCATGGCGTCCATGGCCGTCGCCGAGGGCCTTGCCGTGGACGGCCTCGTCTACCTCGGCTATCCGCTGCATCCGCCGGGCCGCCCGGATAAGCCCCGCATCGCCCACCTGCCATCGATCACCGTCCCGCAGCTCTTCGTGGAGGGCACCGCGGACCCGTTCATCCAGCCGATCGCCCAGCTCGACGAGGCCGTCGCCGGCTGTCAGGACGCGCGGGTGCACTGGGTCGAGGGCGGCGGGCACTCCTTCGAGGTGAAGGGGCGGAGGCGTCCGCCGGCGGAGGTCGCTGCGGACCTCGCACCGGTGGTCGACGCCTTCGTCACCGGGCAGCGGGACTGA
- a CDS encoding aminopeptidase P family protein codes for MSTGENDTIADETVETPVENSSTNRKQPFPQGFLDTISTGWAERPETLPAPRAQAPYAERRRAAVSAAFPGKRLVIPAGSLKQRSNDTDYVFRAHSAFAHLTGWASDAEPDSVLVFEPTDDGHDVTLYFRERADRTTTEFYADATVGEFWIGPRPSLAGVAADLQLATAHLHEFAPVEGELVLEEDETLTRVVSELRLIKDDFEIAEMRRAVEITAQGFDDIIRELPAAVAHARGERVVEGVFHRRAREDGNGEGYDTIAASGPHACYLHWTRNDGAVVPGDLILVDAGVEADSLYTADITRTLPVSGTFTEVQRRVYETVREAADAALAAAKVGVRFRDVHGAAMAVIAERTAEWGLLPVTAEEALDADKGGQHRRYMVHGTSHHLGIDVHDCAQARREMYYDGILTPGMVFTIEPGLYFQIDDLTVPAELRGIGVRIEDDILMTEDGPVNLSAGIPRTADEVEAWMARLRG; via the coding sequence ATGAGCACCGGAGAAAACGACACGATCGCTGACGAGACCGTCGAAACCCCCGTCGAGAACAGCTCGACCAATCGCAAGCAGCCCTTCCCGCAGGGCTTCCTCGACACCATCTCCACCGGGTGGGCCGAGCGTCCGGAGACGCTGCCCGCGCCGCGCGCCCAGGCTCCGTACGCCGAGCGCCGCCGCGCTGCCGTCTCGGCCGCGTTCCCCGGCAAGCGGCTCGTGATCCCCGCCGGTTCGCTCAAGCAGCGCAGCAACGACACCGACTACGTCTTCCGTGCGCACTCCGCCTTCGCGCACCTCACCGGCTGGGCGTCCGACGCCGAACCGGACTCGGTGCTCGTCTTCGAGCCGACCGACGACGGGCATGACGTCACGCTCTACTTCCGCGAGCGCGCCGACCGCACCACGACGGAGTTCTACGCCGACGCCACGGTCGGCGAATTCTGGATCGGGCCGCGTCCGTCGCTCGCCGGTGTCGCCGCCGACCTGCAGCTGGCCACGGCGCACCTGCACGAGTTCGCCCCGGTCGAGGGCGAGCTGGTCCTCGAGGAGGACGAGACCCTCACCCGTGTCGTCTCGGAGCTGCGCCTCATCAAGGACGACTTCGAGATCGCCGAGATGCGCCGGGCCGTGGAGATCACGGCGCAGGGCTTCGACGACATCATCCGCGAGCTCCCCGCCGCGGTGGCACATGCCCGTGGCGAGCGCGTCGTCGAGGGCGTCTTCCACCGCCGCGCCCGCGAGGACGGCAACGGCGAAGGCTATGACACGATCGCCGCGTCCGGACCGCACGCCTGCTACCTGCACTGGACGCGCAACGACGGCGCCGTCGTGCCAGGAGACCTCATCCTCGTCGATGCGGGTGTGGAGGCCGACAGCCTCTATACCGCCGACATCACCCGCACGCTCCCGGTGTCCGGGACGTTCACCGAGGTGCAGCGCCGGGTCTACGAGACGGTGCGCGAGGCCGCGGACGCGGCTCTCGCGGCGGCGAAGGTCGGCGTCCGCTTCCGCGACGTGCACGGGGCGGCCATGGCCGTGATCGCTGAGCGCACCGCGGAGTGGGGCCTCCTCCCCGTCACCGCGGAGGAAGCCCTGGACGCGGACAAGGGCGGCCAGCACCGTCGCTACATGGTGCACGGCACGTCGCACCATCTCGGCATCGACGTGCACGACTGCGCGCAGGCGCGCCGCGAGATGTACTACGACGGCATCCTTACGCCCGGCATGGTCTTCACGATCGAGCCGGGACTGTACTTCCAGATCGACGACCTCACGGTTCCCGCCGAGCTGCGCGGGATCGGCGTCCGGATCGAGGACGACATCCTGATGACCGAGGACGGCCCGGTCAATCTCTCCGCGGGCATCCCCCGCACGGCCGACGAGGTCGAGGCGTGGATGGCGCGTCTGCGGGGCTGA
- a CDS encoding endonuclease/exonuclease/phosphatase family protein, producing MFRLLGILLTVLFAIASAIVVWPQFFHLEQTYPFAQLVAARGLVLGGFLVIAVLALLLLLARPLRGFAASVLIVALLGAAATGAIGATRGFGVAALPERTDRSLRVLTWNTAGEAVSAEQIAQEILEQEADVVALPETTEEVGERIALMLREQGHPMWVHHVQFRPDVEDGPQSWQTTVLVAPELGEYSVIESSKDGSNNTGSVPSAVLMPIDGDGPTIVAVHAVAPRMEEMQQWQSDLQWIADQCPAGDFILAGDFNATVDHMASLGVDGGDIGYCRDVASRTGNGMSGTWPSSFPALAGAPIDHVMASANWRPTGSAVLEDAGGSDHRALIVQLEPAG from the coding sequence ATGTTTCGTCTCCTGGGGATCCTGCTCACCGTGCTCTTCGCGATCGCGTCGGCGATCGTGGTGTGGCCGCAGTTCTTCCACCTCGAGCAGACCTACCCGTTCGCTCAGCTCGTCGCCGCCCGCGGCCTCGTGCTCGGCGGGTTCCTGGTCATCGCGGTGCTGGCGCTGCTGCTCCTCCTCGCCCGACCGCTGCGCGGGTTCGCGGCCTCGGTCCTGATCGTCGCCCTCCTCGGTGCTGCGGCGACGGGTGCGATCGGAGCGACCCGCGGCTTCGGGGTGGCGGCCCTGCCTGAGCGGACGGACAGGAGTCTGCGGGTGCTCACCTGGAACACGGCGGGTGAGGCCGTCTCCGCCGAGCAGATCGCCCAGGAGATCCTCGAGCAGGAGGCCGACGTGGTGGCGCTGCCGGAGACCACCGAAGAGGTCGGCGAACGGATCGCGCTCATGCTGCGCGAGCAGGGCCATCCGATGTGGGTGCACCACGTGCAGTTCCGCCCGGACGTGGAGGACGGCCCGCAGTCGTGGCAGACCACGGTCCTGGTGGCGCCCGAGCTCGGCGAGTACTCCGTGATCGAGTCCTCCAAGGACGGAAGCAACAACACCGGATCCGTGCCGAGCGCCGTGCTCATGCCGATCGACGGGGACGGCCCCACGATCGTCGCCGTGCACGCCGTCGCGCCGCGCATGGAGGAGATGCAGCAATGGCAGAGCGATCTGCAGTGGATCGCCGACCAGTGCCCTGCGGGTGACTTCATCCTCGCCGGAGACTTCAACGCCACCGTGGATCACATGGCCTCCCTCGGCGTCGACGGCGGCGACATCGGCTACTGCCGGGACGTCGCCTCCCGGACCGGCAACGGGATGTCCGGCACCTGGCCGAGCTCGTTCCCCGCCCTCGCCGGTGCCCCCATCGATCACGTGATGGCGTCCGCCAATTGGCGCCCCACCGGCTCTGCCGTCCTCGAGGATGCCGGCGGGAGCGACCACCGCGCCCTCATCGTGCAGCTCGAGCCGGCCGGCTGA
- a CDS encoding PHP domain-containing protein — protein sequence MPVPPAGPADLHLHSNHSDGTESPAEVMRQAHRHGVRTAALTDHDRTTGWTEAGDAAVALGMTFLPGMELSAKHEWRSVHVLGYLFDPEDAAVRAETDRIRNDRIGRAERIVRNIGRDYDLHWDDVLAQTTLDATVGRPHIADALVARGIVRDRGEAFDGILHPREGYYEPHYAPDPLTAVRLLTEAGGVAIIAHPVTAGRDRMMPVPYIERLIDAGLAGFEVDHRENTAAGKRLLRELAARHDLIVTGSSDYHGTGKPNVPGENTTAGDMVARIIDRASGSGPRRP from the coding sequence ATGCCCGTTCCACCCGCCGGTCCTGCCGACCTGCACCTGCACTCCAACCACTCCGACGGCACCGAGTCGCCCGCCGAGGTCATGAGGCAGGCGCATCGGCACGGCGTACGGACCGCTGCGCTCACGGACCACGACCGCACCACGGGCTGGACGGAGGCCGGCGACGCCGCCGTCGCGCTCGGCATGACCTTCCTCCCCGGGATGGAGCTGTCAGCCAAACACGAGTGGCGCAGCGTGCACGTGCTCGGCTATCTCTTCGATCCGGAGGATGCGGCGGTGCGGGCGGAGACCGACCGGATCCGGAACGACCGGATCGGACGAGCGGAGCGCATCGTCCGCAACATCGGCCGCGATTACGACCTGCACTGGGATGACGTCCTCGCCCAGACGACGCTCGACGCGACGGTCGGTCGGCCCCACATCGCGGACGCGCTGGTGGCGCGCGGCATCGTTCGGGATCGGGGCGAGGCCTTCGACGGCATCCTCCATCCGCGGGAGGGCTACTACGAGCCGCACTACGCCCCGGACCCGCTGACCGCCGTGAGGCTTCTCACCGAGGCGGGCGGCGTGGCGATCATCGCGCACCCTGTGACGGCGGGCCGTGATCGGATGATGCCGGTGCCGTACATCGAGCGTCTGATCGACGCGGGGCTGGCCGGATTCGAGGTGGACCACCGGGAGAACACCGCCGCCGGCAAGCGGCTGCTGCGCGAACTGGCAGCCCGGCACGACCTCATCGTCACCGGGTCCAGCGATTACCACGGCACCGGAAAACCGAACGTGCCGGGGGAGAACACCACCGCGGGGGACATGGTCGCCCGGATCATCGATCGCGCCTCCGGCTCCGGCCCGCGGCGTCCCTGA
- a CDS encoding DUF817 domain-containing protein: MQRATSLERRVDAIARRLLRAVPTSGFRAGLAEFLVFVLKQAWACVFGAALLVVIVAARLWYPDDAALARNDALTIAAVLIQVAMLVFRLESGRELWVIVLFHITGTAMELFKTDVGSWAYAADGILRIGGVPLFSGFMYAAVGSYMVRVYRLFDLGFTRYPRRWLTAVLAAAIYVNFFTHHWWWDARWLLLAGVVVLWLPTVMHARVWRRTIRLPLLAVFAGVAVFIYLAENIGTWAGAWAYPDQAAGWQPVSLSKLSSWFLLMIISVVLVAWVYPPQVPADLLHDEGRPTVDRAGAPRTTMTRIRRR, from the coding sequence ATGCAACGTGCCACCTCCCTGGAGCGCCGCGTCGACGCGATCGCTCGCCGACTCCTCCGTGCGGTGCCGACATCGGGCTTCCGCGCCGGGCTGGCCGAGTTCCTCGTCTTCGTGCTGAAGCAGGCCTGGGCCTGCGTGTTCGGTGCGGCGCTGCTGGTGGTGATCGTCGCCGCCCGCCTCTGGTACCCCGACGACGCCGCGCTCGCCCGCAACGACGCGCTGACGATCGCGGCCGTGCTCATCCAGGTGGCCATGCTCGTGTTCCGCCTCGAGAGCGGGCGGGAGCTCTGGGTGATCGTGCTCTTCCACATCACCGGCACGGCGATGGAGCTGTTCAAGACCGACGTCGGTTCCTGGGCGTATGCCGCGGACGGCATCCTCCGCATCGGGGGAGTCCCGCTGTTCAGCGGGTTCATGTACGCGGCGGTCGGCTCCTACATGGTGCGCGTGTACCGGCTGTTCGACCTCGGGTTCACCCGCTACCCGCGCCGGTGGTTGACGGCCGTCCTGGCCGCCGCCATCTACGTCAACTTCTTCACCCACCACTGGTGGTGGGATGCCAGGTGGCTGCTCCTCGCCGGGGTGGTGGTGCTGTGGCTGCCCACCGTCATGCACGCCCGCGTATGGCGCCGCACCATCCGGCTGCCGCTCCTCGCGGTCTTCGCCGGGGTGGCGGTGTTCATCTACCTGGCCGAGAACATCGGCACCTGGGCAGGCGCGTGGGCGTATCCCGACCAGGCGGCGGGGTGGCAGCCCGTGTCCCTGAGCAAGCTCAGCTCCTGGTTCCTGCTGATGATCATCTCGGTGGTGCTCGTCGCCTGGGTCTACCCGCCGCAGGTTCCGGCCGACCTCCTGCACGACGAAGGGCGCCCCACGGTAGACCGTGCGGGCGCCCCTCGGACGACGATGACGCGGATCAGGCGCCGGTGA
- a CDS encoding DEAD/DEAH box helicase, whose translation MTTFAELGIDQDIVDALAAKGIVDAFPIQEQTIPLGLPGQDIIGQAKTGTGKTFGFGIPVVQRLGKDPEHGVKALIVVPTRELAVQVYEDIDLLTSNRSTSVVAIYGGKAYEGQIDQLKAGAQIVVGTPGRLIDLAGQRLLDLSNATEVVLDEADKMLDLGFLADIEKIFQKVPAVRHTQLFSATMPGPIVALARRFMTNPIHIRANDPDEGLTQANIKHLVYRAHSLDKDEVIARILQAEGRGKTVIFTRTKRAAQRLVDELSDRGFNVGGVHGDMGQDQRERSMAAFKAGKKDVLVATDVAARGIDVDDVTHVINHTIPDEEKTYLHRAGRTGRAGKTGIAVTFVDWEDLHKWALINRALEFGQPEPVETYSSSPHLYTDLDIPEGTKGRLVSAPKKEAVKTERTRRPERAADAAEEGTGEGGTRRRRRRRTGSSSVGSTFAEGTPEGSSGEGSAAQTADRGAEGAGTHDGTGKEHHDGKPAPARRRRRRRGGSGTGAAPVTGA comes from the coding sequence GTGACAACTTTCGCCGAACTCGGCATCGATCAGGACATCGTCGACGCACTGGCCGCGAAGGGCATCGTCGATGCCTTCCCGATCCAGGAGCAGACCATCCCCCTCGGGCTCCCGGGGCAGGACATCATCGGACAGGCGAAGACCGGTACCGGCAAGACCTTCGGCTTCGGCATCCCGGTCGTGCAGCGCCTCGGGAAGGATCCGGAGCACGGGGTCAAGGCCCTCATCGTCGTCCCGACCCGCGAGCTCGCGGTGCAGGTCTACGAGGACATCGATCTGCTCACGAGCAACCGCTCCACCAGCGTCGTCGCCATCTACGGCGGCAAGGCGTACGAAGGGCAGATCGACCAGCTCAAGGCCGGAGCGCAGATCGTCGTCGGCACGCCGGGGCGTCTCATCGACCTCGCCGGCCAGCGCCTCCTCGACCTCTCGAACGCGACCGAGGTCGTGCTCGACGAGGCCGACAAGATGCTCGACCTCGGCTTCCTCGCCGACATCGAGAAGATCTTCCAGAAGGTCCCCGCGGTGCGGCACACGCAGCTGTTCTCCGCGACCATGCCCGGTCCGATCGTCGCGCTGGCACGGCGGTTCATGACCAACCCGATCCACATCCGCGCCAACGACCCGGACGAGGGCCTGACGCAGGCGAACATCAAGCACCTCGTCTACCGCGCCCACTCGCTGGACAAGGACGAGGTCATCGCTCGCATCCTGCAGGCCGAGGGCCGGGGGAAGACGGTCATCTTCACGCGCACGAAGCGCGCAGCGCAGCGTCTGGTGGACGAGCTGAGCGACCGCGGCTTCAACGTGGGCGGCGTCCACGGCGACATGGGACAGGACCAGCGTGAGCGCTCCATGGCCGCGTTCAAGGCCGGCAAGAAGGACGTCCTCGTGGCGACGGACGTGGCGGCCCGCGGTATCGACGTCGACGACGTCACCCACGTCATCAACCACACCATCCCCGACGAGGAGAAGACCTACCTCCACCGCGCGGGACGCACGGGCCGCGCGGGCAAGACCGGGATCGCGGTGACGTTCGTGGACTGGGAGGACCTGCACAAGTGGGCCCTCATCAACCGCGCGCTCGAGTTCGGTCAGCCCGAACCGGTCGAGACCTACTCGTCGAGCCCGCACCTGTACACCGACCTCGACATCCCCGAGGGGACGAAGGGGCGGCTCGTGAGCGCGCCGAAGAAGGAAGCGGTCAAGACGGAGCGCACCCGTCGTCCGGAGCGCGCCGCGGACGCCGCCGAAGAGGGCACCGGAGAGGGCGGCACGCGCCGCCGTCGCCGCCGCCGCACCGGCTCGTCGTCTGTCGGCTCCACGTTCGCGGAGGGCACGCCCGAAGGGTCGTCCGGCGAGGGTTCCGCCGCGCAGACCGCCGACCGCGGCGCCGAGGGCGCCGGCACCCACGACGGCACCGGCAAGGAGCACCACGACGGCAAGCCCGCCCCCGCCCGCCGTCGCCGCCGTCGTCGCGGCGGCTCCGGCACCGGGGCGGCACCCGTCACCGGCGCCTGA
- a CDS encoding ferritin-like fold-containing protein, whose protein sequence is MVKWFWQRDAAPRRTLALRSRGEQSDATRVDFAELAPELDRFLGQAAYLQLGYFETLTRLIRATPELAEKESLSRAAGAALTKHRGIVDIIAARGQDPTQLMLPFREHLDAFRRKTIGARPRETLLAVYITAGMLDDFYLALASSYGETGRRVAEILREDDARHEIVAIIQETIESDEEWRSLLSMWARRLVGDTILVCRAALRPELLAVEEARIEPVYTELMGAHARRMDAMGLAS, encoded by the coding sequence GTGGTTAAGTGGTTCTGGCAGCGCGACGCCGCGCCGCGACGCACCCTGGCGCTGCGCAGCCGCGGCGAGCAGAGCGATGCGACGCGTGTCGACTTCGCGGAGCTGGCGCCGGAGCTCGACCGATTCCTCGGCCAGGCGGCCTACCTCCAGCTCGGCTACTTCGAGACGCTGACGCGGCTCATCCGCGCGACTCCCGAGCTGGCCGAGAAGGAATCGCTGTCCCGGGCCGCCGGTGCGGCGCTCACCAAGCACCGGGGCATCGTCGACATCATCGCGGCGCGCGGTCAGGACCCGACGCAGCTCATGCTCCCGTTCCGCGAGCACCTGGACGCGTTCCGGCGCAAGACCATCGGGGCGCGCCCGCGCGAGACCCTGCTCGCGGTCTACATCACGGCGGGCATGCTCGACGACTTCTATCTCGCGCTCGCTTCGAGCTACGGCGAGACGGGGCGGCGGGTCGCGGAGATCCTGCGCGAGGACGACGCGCGCCACGAGATCGTCGCGATCATCCAGGAGACGATCGAGAGCGACGAGGAGTGGCGCTCGCTGCTGTCCATGTGGGCGCGGCGTCTCGTGGGCGACACGATCCTCGTCTGTCGCGCGGCTCTGCGTCCCGAACTCCTCGCCGTGGAGGAGGCCCGCATCGAGCCGGTGTACACCGAGCTGATGGGGGCGCACGCCCGGCGCATGGACGCGATGGGCCTCGCGTCCTAG
- a CDS encoding DUF3107 domain-containing protein has protein sequence MEIRIGIINTGRELSFDTAATADEVRTQVSAALEQSASHLSFADVKGNSYIVPTANLAYIELGTEESRRVGFVA, from the coding sequence GTGGAAATCCGCATCGGCATCATCAACACCGGCCGCGAGCTGAGCTTCGACACCGCTGCCACGGCGGACGAGGTCCGCACCCAGGTCTCCGCCGCGCTCGAGCAGAGCGCCTCGCACCTGAGCTTCGCCGACGTGAAGGGCAACTCCTACATCGTGCCGACCGCGAACCTCGCCTACATCGAGCTGGGCACCGAGGAGTCGCGTCGCGTGGGCTTCGTCGCCTGA
- a CDS encoding ATP-dependent helicase has protein sequence MMSDAAQRAVITAPPTASGVVIGAPGTGKTRTLVDRVVQLLEVEGLRPEEVLALTPSRQAATALRDRIGVRIGQATPGPLARSLGSFAFQLVRGAMVREGAEPPALLTGADQDRIIAELLAGDAEDARIAWPPALSEPVRASKGFRSELRAFLAECTELGASPAELRATGDAVWTAAADFVEEYRAVLDALRAAHRDAADLLSEAAGILRTADSATLGPLSPLRVVLIDDAQELTRGGIGVVQALLDRGIAVHAFGDPDISSGAFRGASPELFAQLAGALTTVHVLDGAHRQRPLLTALTRTVTQAIGVSGRVEHRRAPAPTAGDDSAEVSTFLAPSPYEEFDRIAGVMRDWHLSAGIPWERMAVIAHDTRQVTALETELAAREIPTRAAGVQRPLGSEGIVRDIVGIVRLALTPDEDRTVQAWEEALRTPFGGMDAIALRRLRARLRHLELGQGGSTPARELLRAAMSAPATLTLIDAPESRTAERFAETVAGVARAAAEGETIHDLLWRIWEQARAVDGRRLQVAWREISLLPTGAETARSLDALVALFDAAKRFVERTPDERPEVFVRDILDSEVPEDTLSSPDRPGTVTLLTPATALGTEFDAVVVAGVQDGVWPNVRLRGGLLQTWRLADALTAARSGLPAEVPGVLDRRRAALHDELRLFVRALSRARHRLLITAVDDDDLSPSAFFGFLPPPEPPERHASAEHPLTLRGLVARHRRVLTTTHAEPARREAAAQLAILAREGVPGAHPHDWYGVTAPSTAAPLRDLAASGARVSPSAVESYEECGLNWVVSALGGDTVMPPTAGIGTIVHEAMERVPDGDLARMREIVEEHWPELDFETAWIGRKERRRADLFVDRLHSYLGEVTRDGGRVLGSEVEFRFAVDVSGETAEPSVYPVGEDRGHRAIVHGYIDRVEAYPPGAGEHGPARGRGWQSMAGGPEGTTVVVDLKTGKTDPEADGGVVDHAQLAAYQIAVQEGLVPGAAPGSLGGARLVIVSKTLAKSDYRVAHQHALDAEARSQFLHRVAEVARGMSAASFTAQVEAHCADTQRRVHPCRIHTVPAVSA, from the coding sequence ATGATGTCGGATGCCGCGCAGCGAGCCGTGATCACGGCGCCGCCGACCGCGTCGGGCGTCGTGATCGGTGCCCCCGGTACCGGTAAGACGCGCACGCTCGTCGACCGTGTGGTGCAGCTCCTCGAGGTCGAAGGGCTGCGGCCGGAAGAGGTGCTGGCGCTCACGCCGAGCCGACAGGCGGCCACCGCGCTGCGCGACCGGATCGGCGTGCGCATCGGCCAGGCGACGCCGGGACCGCTGGCCCGGTCGCTCGGGTCGTTCGCGTTCCAGCTCGTCCGCGGCGCGATGGTGAGGGAGGGCGCGGAGCCGCCGGCTCTGCTCACCGGCGCCGATCAGGACCGCATCATCGCCGAACTGCTCGCCGGCGATGCCGAAGACGCCCGCATCGCCTGGCCTCCGGCGCTCAGCGAGCCCGTCCGCGCCTCGAAGGGCTTCCGCTCCGAACTCCGCGCCTTCCTCGCGGAGTGCACGGAGCTGGGGGCGAGCCCGGCCGAACTGCGCGCCACCGGCGATGCGGTGTGGACGGCGGCGGCCGACTTCGTGGAGGAGTACCGCGCGGTGCTCGATGCCCTACGGGCCGCGCACCGCGACGCCGCCGATCTGCTCAGCGAGGCAGCGGGGATCCTCCGCACGGCTGACAGCGCGACCCTCGGGCCGCTGTCGCCCCTGCGGGTGGTGCTCATCGACGACGCCCAGGAGCTGACGCGCGGAGGCATCGGCGTGGTGCAGGCGCTCCTCGACCGGGGCATCGCGGTCCACGCATTCGGCGACCCCGACATCTCCTCCGGTGCCTTCCGCGGAGCCAGCCCCGAGCTTTTCGCGCAACTCGCCGGCGCGCTCACCACCGTGCACGTGCTCGACGGCGCCCACCGTCAGCGCCCGCTGCTGACCGCGTTGACGCGCACGGTGACGCAGGCGATCGGCGTCTCGGGACGCGTCGAGCATCGGCGCGCCCCGGCGCCCACCGCGGGGGACGACAGCGCGGAGGTCTCGACCTTCCTCGCGCCGTCGCCCTACGAGGAGTTCGACCGCATCGCGGGAGTCATGCGCGACTGGCATCTGAGCGCCGGCATCCCGTGGGAGCGGATGGCGGTCATCGCCCACGACACCCGTCAGGTCACAGCCTTGGAGACCGAGCTGGCCGCGCGCGAGATCCCGACGAGGGCCGCCGGGGTGCAGCGCCCGCTCGGGAGCGAGGGGATCGTGCGCGACATCGTCGGCATCGTGCGGCTCGCGCTGACTCCGGACGAGGACCGCACCGTGCAGGCCTGGGAGGAGGCGCTGCGGACGCCGTTCGGTGGAATGGACGCGATCGCGCTCCGTCGGCTGCGCGCGCGGCTCCGCCACCTCGAACTCGGTCAGGGCGGGTCGACTCCCGCGCGCGAGCTGCTGCGCGCGGCGATGTCGGCGCCGGCCACCCTCACGCTCATCGATGCACCGGAGTCGCGGACCGCCGAGCGCTTCGCCGAGACGGTCGCCGGCGTCGCTCGTGCGGCGGCGGAAGGCGAGACGATCCACGACCTCCTGTGGCGCATCTGGGAGCAGGCCAGGGCCGTCGACGGGCGGCGGCTGCAGGTCGCGTGGCGGGAGATCTCGCTGCTGCCGACCGGAGCCGAGACGGCGCGATCGCTGGATGCTCTCGTGGCTCTGTTCGACGCGGCCAAGCGCTTCGTCGAGCGCACACCCGACGAGCGCCCCGAGGTCTTCGTGCGCGACATCCTCGACAGCGAGGTGCCGGAGGACACGCTGTCGTCGCCGGACCGGCCGGGGACGGTCACCCTGCTCACGCCGGCCACCGCGCTCGGCACGGAGTTCGACGCGGTGGTCGTCGCCGGTGTGCAGGACGGCGTCTGGCCCAACGTACGGCTGCGTGGCGGGCTGCTCCAGACCTGGCGGCTCGCCGACGCGCTGACCGCGGCGCGCTCCGGCCTCCCGGCGGAGGTCCCGGGCGTGCTCGACCGGCGTCGGGCGGCGCTCCATGACGAGTTGCGGCTGTTCGTGCGGGCACTCTCGCGGGCGCGCCATCGCCTCCTCATCACCGCGGTGGACGATGACGACCTGTCACCCAGCGCCTTCTTCGGATTCCTTCCCCCTCCGGAGCCGCCGGAGCGTCATGCCTCCGCGGAGCACCCGCTCACGCTGCGCGGGCTGGTCGCGCGGCACCGTCGGGTGCTCACCACGACACACGCCGAACCCGCGAGGCGCGAGGCGGCCGCCCAACTCGCCATCCTCGCCCGGGAGGGCGTGCCGGGAGCGCATCCGCACGACTGGTACGGCGTCACGGCGCCCTCGACGGCGGCGCCGCTGCGCGATCTCGCTGCGAGCGGAGCCCGGGTGTCGCCCTCGGCGGTGGAGTCGTACGAGGAATGCGGGCTCAACTGGGTCGTCTCGGCTCTCGGCGGCGACACCGTCATGCCGCCGACGGCGGGCATCGGCACGATCGTCCACGAGGCGATGGAGCGCGTGCCGGACGGCGACCTCGCGCGCATGCGGGAGATCGTCGAGGAGCATTGGCCGGAGCTCGACTTCGAGACGGCCTGGATCGGGCGCAAGGAGCGTCGTCGCGCCGACCTGTTCGTCGACCGGCTGCACAGCTACCTCGGTGAGGTGACGAGGGACGGCGGGCGCGTCCTCGGCAGCGAGGTGGAGTTCCGGTTCGCCGTCGACGTGTCCGGCGAGACCGCCGAGCCGAGCGTCTACCCGGTGGGGGAGGACCGCGGTCACCGCGCCATCGTGCACGGCTACATCGACCGGGTCGAGGCGTATCCGCCCGGCGCGGGCGAACACGGACCGGCGCGCGGTCGCGGCTGGCAGTCGATGGCCGGTGGGCCGGAGGGGACCACGGTGGTCGTCGACCTGAAGACCGGGAAGACCGATCCGGAGGCGGACGGCGGCGTCGTCGACCATGCCCAGCTCGCGGCCTATCAGATCGCTGTGCAGGAGGGGCTCGTGCCCGGTGCCGCGCCCGGTTCGCTCGGGGGCGCGCGTCTGGTGATCGTCTCGAAGACCCTGGCGAAGAGCGACTACCGCGTCGCGCACCAGCACGCCTTGGACGCCGAGGCCCGGTCGCAGTTCCTGCACCGGGTCGCCGAGGTCGCCCGCGGCATGTCGGCGGCGAGCTTCACGGCCCAGGTGGAGGCCCACTGCGCCGACACGCAGCGCCGGGTCCATCCCTGCCGCATCCACACCGTGCCGGCGGTGAGCGCATGA